The following coding sequences lie in one Yoonia sp. G8-12 genomic window:
- a CDS encoding universal stress protein translates to MSYKIIATILTDKDQSTGALDAAIALAERMDAHLDIYVVTISHTETNNYYIGAEALMMAQQTTNAMAEREAIEAWLNERMRGEVVRWATQAATVQGPVLSGYLARKLRFSDLVVLPRPYQDNPDAASLVEACLFNAERPVLMIPKGCKAPEAGGHVLMGWNDGAEALAAARAALPLLEQADITDICIIDPPMHAADRSDPGGAMAQFLMRHGTRPEVAVLAKTEPHVGDILLRRAKEVGAKMIVSGAYSHSRLREAVFGGATRDLLELADLPILMSR, encoded by the coding sequence ATGTCATACAAGATCATCGCCACGATTCTCACAGACAAAGATCAATCTACGGGGGCTTTGGACGCGGCCATTGCCCTTGCCGAGCGCATGGATGCGCATTTGGACATCTATGTCGTGACAATCAGTCACACGGAAACAAACAATTACTACATCGGGGCCGAAGCGCTGATGATGGCCCAGCAAACGACCAATGCCATGGCCGAGCGCGAAGCAATCGAAGCCTGGCTCAACGAACGGATGCGCGGTGAGGTGGTGCGTTGGGCCACGCAAGCTGCCACAGTGCAGGGCCCCGTCCTCAGCGGATATCTGGCACGCAAGCTGCGGTTTTCTGATCTGGTGGTGCTGCCGCGCCCCTATCAGGACAACCCAGACGCGGCCTCTCTCGTCGAGGCCTGCCTTTTCAATGCCGAACGCCCTGTTTTGATGATACCCAAAGGCTGCAAGGCGCCCGAAGCGGGTGGCCATGTGCTGATGGGATGGAACGACGGGGCAGAGGCGCTGGCCGCCGCACGCGCCGCACTCCCACTTTTGGAACAGGCCGATATCACCGATATCTGCATCATCGACCCGCCAATGCATGCCGCTGACCGGTCTGACCCAGGTGGTGCAATGGCGCAATTCCTGATGCGTCACGGCACAAGACCAGAAGTCGCCGTTCTGGCCAAAACCGAACCGCATGTCGGCGATATCCTGTTACGCCGCGCCAAAGAAGTTGGTGCCAAGATGATTGTCAGCGGTGCCTATAGCCACTCGCGGCTGCGCGAAGCGGTCTTTGGTGGCGCCACGCGCGACTTGCTGGAACTCGCGGACCTGCCTATTTTGATGTCGCGTTAG
- the ccoN gene encoding cytochrome-c oxidase, cbb3-type subunit I: MGNYMKLIALGGTTLFAALAANWGRDIAYIVHALIIMAVSAFMFVRVLRQIDAPVYATPDGYMDDVVRAGVIATGFWGVVGFLVGVVIAFQLAFPMLNFEVLQPYGNFGRLRPLHTSAVIFAFGGNALIMSSFYIVQRTCGARLWGGNLAWFVFWGYNLFIVLAATGYLLGSTQSKEYAEPEWYVDIWLTVVWLALLAVYLGTIFKRTEKHIYVANWFLLSFIITVAMLHLVNNLSIPVSIWGSKSVQLFSGVQDAMTQWWYGHNAVGFFLTAGFLGMMYYFVPKQAGRPVFSYKLSIIHFWALIFLYIWAGPHHLHYTALPDWASTLGMVFSIVLWMPSWGGMINGLMTLQGAWDKLRTDPIIRMMVISLAFYGMSTFEGPMMSIRAVNSLSHYTDWTIGHVHSGALGWNGMITFSALYFLTPRLWGRAQMYSMSAINWHFWLATIGIILYAASMWVTGIMEGLMWREVDANGFLVNSFADTVSAKFPMYVVRGLGGVLYLSGALIMAWNMFMTIRGGAKVHAPVGVPAE, from the coding sequence ATGGGGAACTACATGAAGTTGATAGCATTGGGGGGCACTACGCTCTTCGCTGCTCTCGCTGCAAACTGGGGGCGCGATATAGCTTATATCGTTCACGCCCTCATTATCATGGCCGTTTCGGCGTTTATGTTTGTGCGCGTACTGCGCCAGATTGATGCGCCGGTTTACGCCACGCCAGACGGCTATATGGACGATGTGGTCCGCGCCGGTGTTATCGCTACCGGATTTTGGGGCGTTGTGGGGTTTTTGGTGGGGGTGGTGATCGCCTTCCAACTGGCCTTTCCCATGCTCAATTTCGAGGTGCTTCAACCCTACGGCAACTTTGGACGGCTTCGCCCGCTGCACACAAGTGCGGTGATTTTTGCATTTGGTGGCAACGCCCTGATCATGTCGTCTTTCTACATCGTGCAACGCACCTGCGGCGCGCGGTTGTGGGGCGGGAACCTCGCTTGGTTTGTTTTCTGGGGCTACAACCTCTTTATCGTACTTGCCGCGACCGGATACCTGCTTGGTTCAACCCAATCCAAAGAGTATGCCGAGCCTGAATGGTACGTCGATATCTGGCTGACTGTCGTTTGGTTGGCCTTGCTCGCGGTCTATTTGGGTACGATTTTCAAACGTACTGAAAAGCACATCTATGTTGCGAACTGGTTCTTGCTGAGCTTCATCATCACAGTGGCGATGCTGCACTTGGTCAACAATCTGAGCATCCCTGTCAGCATATGGGGCAGTAAATCTGTCCAGCTGTTCTCGGGTGTGCAGGATGCGATGACGCAGTGGTGGTATGGCCATAACGCGGTGGGCTTCTTCCTGACTGCGGGCTTCCTTGGCATGATGTACTACTTCGTGCCCAAGCAGGCCGGTCGCCCGGTGTTCTCTTACAAACTGTCGATCATTCACTTCTGGGCCCTGATCTTTCTGTATATCTGGGCGGGCCCACACCATCTGCACTACACGGCGCTGCCTGACTGGGCATCGACCCTTGGTATGGTCTTTTCGATCGTGCTCTGGATGCCAAGCTGGGGTGGTATGATCAACGGCCTGATGACGCTGCAAGGCGCATGGGACAAGCTGCGCACCGATCCGATTATCCGGATGATGGTGATCAGCCTTGCCTTCTACGGCATGTCCACATTCGAAGGCCCGATGATGTCGATCCGTGCGGTCAACAGCCTGTCACACTACACAGACTGGACCATTGGTCACGTGCACTCTGGCGCACTTGGCTGGAACGGGATGATCACATTCTCGGCGCTTTACTTCCTGACACCAAGACTTTGGGGGCGCGCACAGATGTATTCCATGTCTGCGATCAACTGGCACTTCTGGTTGGCCACAATCGGCATCATCCTCTACGCGGCATCCATGTGGGTGACCGGGATCATGGAAGGCCTGATGTGGCGCGAAGTCGACGCAAACGGGTTCTTGGTGAACAGCTTTGCTGACACCGTATCCGCGAAGTTCCCGATGTATGTGGTCCGTGGTCTGGGCGGGGTTCTGTACCTCTCTGGCGCACTGATCATGGCGTGGAACATGTTCATGACCATCCGTGGCGGGGCGAAAGTCCACGCACCGGTTGGTGTGCCAGCAGAATAA
- the ccoO gene encoding cytochrome-c oxidase, cbb3-type subunit II — MAKNPKITQPENDPNVSTLSDLPNEIPNELPHQTGFLNRHQVLERSPTLLLVASLLVVTVGGIVEIAPLFYLENTIEEVEGVRPYSPLELAGRDVYIREGCYVCHSQMIRPMRDEVERYGHYSLAAESMYDHPFQWGSKRTGPDLARVGGKYSDAWHLDHLIAPRSVVPESIMPGYAYLLDTQVNAEYTADLVSTHRFVGVPYTEAMIEVAAADVLAQADPDTDAYDDLLERYPGAQIRNFDGEPGVSEMDALIAYLQMLGTTVDFSTFTPDASR, encoded by the coding sequence ATGGCTAAAAATCCAAAAATCACACAACCTGAAAACGACCCAAATGTCAGCACATTGAGCGATCTACCTAATGAGATCCCCAATGAGCTGCCGCACCAGACTGGCTTTCTGAACCGCCACCAAGTTCTGGAAAGAAGCCCGACGCTTTTGCTGGTTGCATCTTTGCTGGTCGTGACGGTCGGCGGGATCGTGGAAATCGCACCTCTCTTCTATCTCGAGAATACCATCGAAGAGGTAGAAGGGGTGCGACCCTATTCCCCGCTGGAACTGGCAGGGCGTGATGTCTACATCCGCGAAGGGTGCTACGTGTGCCACAGCCAGATGATCCGCCCGATGCGGGATGAGGTTGAACGCTATGGACACTACTCACTAGCTGCGGAATCGATGTATGACCATCCGTTCCAGTGGGGTTCAAAGCGGACCGGACCTGATCTGGCCCGTGTCGGTGGCAAATACTCGGACGCTTGGCATCTGGATCACTTGATCGCACCGCGTTCTGTTGTGCCGGAATCGATTATGCCGGGTTATGCCTACCTGCTCGATACGCAAGTAAATGCCGAGTATACCGCTGATCTGGTTTCCACCCACCGGTTTGTCGGAGTGCCCTACACCGAAGCAATGATCGAAGTGGCCGCCGCGGACGTTTTGGCGCAGGCCGATCCGGACACTGACGCCTATGACGATCTGCTTGAACGCTATCCGGGTGCACAGATCCGCAATTTTGACGGGGAACCCGGCGTATCCGAAATGGATGCCCTGATTGCCTATCTGCAAATGCTGGGCACCACGGTCGATTTCTCAACTTTCACCCCAGACGCAAGCCGCTAA
- a CDS encoding cbb3-type cytochrome c oxidase subunit 3 produces the protein MDKYSLLREIADSWVLLAMFIFFLGVIVWAFRPGSRKVHQDTASIPFRNEDRPGVSKAEERQS, from the coding sequence ATGGATAAATATTCACTGCTTCGCGAAATCGCGGATAGCTGGGTACTTCTGGCGATGTTTATTTTCTTTTTGGGCGTGATTGTCTGGGCGTTCCGCCCGGGCAGCCGCAAGGTTCATCAAGATACCGCCAGCATTCCTTTCCGTAACGAGGACCGCCCCGGCGTATCCAAGGCCGAGGAGCGGCAGTCATGA